A single genomic interval of Hevea brasiliensis isolate MT/VB/25A 57/8 chromosome 4, ASM3005281v1, whole genome shotgun sequence harbors:
- the LOC110642429 gene encoding protein phosphatase 2C 56, which translates to MNSMEEISPAVGVPFSIDKMICNRSPVTAHMEICGLKRMADKATLISNPARKPNTPVESVPCKNEGNDTNGTPSGIRHVAIAEDVNSRDNFNERSKDFTLIPLGDDQLPENLCSQSLDSETRSICCEEPLALDDTKSNRDSMDVEEIIGNFEMIANSHVRKTSVELEPVDDIVSVEADSKGEDGYGSDPKLYAVPPDVPEEKKITMTGSLSTFELYNIPLWGFTSTCGRRPEMEDVFAAVPRFFHIPTQLLMDDLVNGMTQTLRYFTAHFFGVYDGHGGSQVANYCSKRIHLALANELEIAKAGLCDGSTGSSWQEQWKKSFLNCFLKVDAETGGSCRGITGSNGYHSESEAQIEPIAPETVGSTAVVAIVCPTYIIVANCGDSRAVLCRGKVAMPLSEDHKPDREDEYARIEAAGGKIIQWNGSRVFGVLAMSRSIGDRYLKPWIIPDPEVMFVRRAKEDECLILASDGLWDVMTNQEVCDIARRRILLWHKRNGDALSAERGEGIDLAAQAAAEYLSKLALQKGSKDNITVIVVDLKTQRKLKKKA; encoded by the exons ATGAATTCCATGGAGGAGATATCTCCTGCAGTTGGTGTTCCATTTAGCATAGACAAAATGATCTGCAACAGGTCACCAGTAACAGCCCACATGGAAATTTGTGGGCTAAAGCGTATGGCAGATAAAGCAACTTTGATATCAAACCCCGCAAGGAAGCCAAATACACCTGTTGAGTCCGTTCCTTGCAAGAATGAGGGTAATGACACCAATGGTACACCGAGTGGAATTCGCCATGTAGCAATTGCTGAAGATGTGAATTCTAGGGACAACTTTAATGAGCGAAGCAAGGACTTCACTTTAATACCATTAGGTGATGACCAATTACCTGAAAATTTATGTtctcaatctctggattcagaaACTAGGAGTATCTGTTGTGAGGAACCTTTGGCTTTGGATGATACTAAATCCAATAGGGATTCAATGGATGTTGAAGAAATAATTGGTAATTTTGAAATGATTGCAAATTCCCATGTGAGAAAAACGAGTGTTGAATTAGAGCCTGTGGATGATATTGTTTCAGTTGAGGCAGACAGTAAGGGTGAAGATGGCTATGGTTCTGATCCAAAATTATATGCTGTGCCTCCTGATGTGCCGGAAGAAAAGAAGATCACCATGACAGGTAGCCTGAGTACCTTTGAATTGTATAACATACCACTTTGGGGATTTACATCTACGTGTGGAAGGAGACCAGAGATGGAAGATGTTTTTGCCGCTGTGCCTAGATTTTTTCATATTCCTACTCAATTGCTAATGGATGATCTTGTTAATGGCATGACCCAGACACTACGTTACTTCACTGCGCACTTTTTTGGTGTCTATGATGGACATGGGGGCTCTCAG GTTGCTAATTATTGCAGCAAGCGTATTCATTTGGCTCTGGCCAACGAGCTAGAAATTGCAAAAGCAGGCTTGTGTGATGGAAGCACTGGAAGTAGTTGGCAGGAGCAGTGGAAGAAATCCTTCTTAAATTGTTTTCTGAAAGTTGATGCTGAGACAGGAGGATCATGCAGGGGCATCACAGGAAGTAATGGTTATCACTCTGAGTCTGAGGCTCAAATTGAACCGATTGCCCCTGAAACTGTTGGTTCAACTGCAGTGGTTGCCATTGTTTGTCCAACTTACATTATTGTTGCAAATTGTGGCGACTCGAGAGCAGTTCTGTGTCGTGGAAAAGTAGCTATGCCATTGTCAGAAGATCACAAA CCAGACAGAGAAGATGAATATGCAAGGATAGAGGCAGCAGGAGGCAAGATCATACAGTGGAATGGTTCTCGAGTTTTCGGTGTTCTTGCAATGTCAAGGTCCATAG GTGATAGATATTTGAAACCATGGATTATCCCTGATCCCGAAGTGATGTTTGTTCGTAGAGCAAAAGAAGACGAGTGCCTTATCCTTGCAAGTGATGGTTTGTGGGATGTCATGACAAATCAAGAGGTATGTGACATTGCAAGAAGAAGAATCCTTCTTTGGCATAAAAGAAATGGTGATGCATTGTCTGCAGAAAGGGGCGAGGGAATCGATCTTGCTGCTCAAGCTGCAGCAGAATACCTCTCCAAGCTTGCGCTTCAGAAGGGGAGCAAAGACAATATCACTGTTATTGTGGTGGACTTAAAAACTCAacggaaattaaagaagaaagcTTGA